Proteins from a single region of Corynebacterium casei LMG S-19264:
- a CDS encoding DUF1707 SHOCT-like domain-containing protein produces the protein MTTPQPYSDPSPDNAHFRVGDKERNHVLDLLSAHFADGYIDVHEFEERTGHAAIARTRGDLDTLLKDLPSGNSSAPAPNLDPELQERQSSPHKAVAKNSDRELEELINRGKKVQRLDSTIWTVAMILFFVFMFLTDWSYFWLFPVGAVGGSIAIRAFYKLDDDEEEIFNEINEKEQNERSKRLRKAAERRRELEQ, from the coding sequence ATGACGACGCCACAGCCTTATTCTGATCCGTCACCGGACAATGCTCACTTTCGCGTCGGTGACAAAGAACGCAACCACGTTCTAGATCTGCTTTCTGCGCACTTTGCCGATGGCTATATTGATGTCCACGAATTTGAAGAGCGTACTGGTCACGCCGCCATCGCGCGTACCCGTGGTGACTTGGACACGCTGTTGAAGGACCTGCCTTCGGGCAACTCCTCAGCACCAGCGCCAAACCTGGATCCGGAACTGCAGGAACGGCAGTCCTCGCCACACAAGGCGGTGGCGAAGAATTCGGATAGGGAATTAGAAGAGCTCATAAACCGCGGCAAGAAAGTGCAGCGCCTGGATTCCACCATCTGGACAGTGGCGATGATCTTGTTCTTCGTGTTCATGTTCCTCACTGACTGGTCTTATTTCTGGCTCTTCCCAGTTGGCGCTGTGGGTGGCTCCATTGCTATCAGGGCGTTTTATAAGCTCGATGATGATGAAGAAGAAATCTTCAATGAAATCAATGAGAAAGAACAAAATGAGCGCAGCAAGCGACTGCGCAAAGCAGCGGAACGCCGCCGTGAATTAGAGCAATAA
- a CDS encoding 4-hydroxythreonine-4-phosphate dehydrogenase PdxA, producing MDHGTAFDIAGKNIADPRSMVEALNQAAEMASQHEPNHVG from the coding sequence GTGGACCACGGCACCGCCTTTGATATTGCAGGTAAGAACATTGCTGACCCGCGCAGCATGGTCGAGGCTCTCAACCAGGCGGCGGAAATGGCCAGTCAGCATGAGCCGAACCACGTAGGCTAG
- a CDS encoding DeoR/GlpR family DNA-binding transcription regulator, producing MSRKKTSHSPAQRRSEIARLASTIGLASVEELWERYGVTSSTIRRDLSRLEAAGLIARTYGGAIFISDENESPLQERQGEFFAAKRAIASWAAQRIKDHERVLFDGGSTVGALAATLGKRDSLRVTAMGVNAINSLIDRDDIELSSPGGIIRPSSQSFVGPGAEAALQRETFDRAFLGADGVTAQFGLCEADPDQTRLKEIIASRSSDVYVLADGSKIGRRAFHHWAVLPTPWTLVTDDSAHPEEVAGLRAAGITVEIVPTN from the coding sequence ATGAGTAGAAAGAAAACTTCACACTCACCGGCGCAACGTCGTTCAGAAATCGCTCGCCTGGCCTCCACCATCGGCTTGGCCAGCGTGGAAGAGCTTTGGGAGCGCTACGGGGTTACTTCTTCTACTATTCGCCGTGACCTCTCCCGGCTGGAGGCAGCGGGCCTCATTGCGCGGACTTATGGTGGTGCGATTTTCATCTCCGATGAGAATGAGTCTCCGTTACAGGAACGCCAGGGCGAGTTCTTCGCCGCGAAAAGGGCGATTGCATCGTGGGCGGCGCAGCGCATCAAAGACCATGAGCGCGTGCTTTTCGATGGCGGATCGACCGTCGGCGCCCTCGCCGCCACCTTGGGCAAGCGCGATTCACTGCGCGTTACCGCGATGGGCGTCAACGCTATCAACTCGCTGATTGACCGCGACGACATTGAGTTGAGCAGCCCAGGCGGAATCATTCGCCCGTCTAGCCAAAGCTTCGTCGGACCTGGCGCTGAAGCAGCATTACAGCGCGAAACTTTTGACCGCGCCTTTCTCGGCGCCGATGGTGTGACCGCGCAGTTTGGGCTTTGTGAAGCAGACCCCGACCAGACGCGCCTGAAGGAAATCATCGCTTCGCGCAGTTCAGATGTCTACGTCCTTGCCGATGGCTCCAAGATCGGCCGCCGCGCCTTCCACCACTGGGCAGTCCTACCCACCCCGTGGACGCTTGTCACCGATGACTCCGCGCACCCCGAGGAAGTCGCAGGCCTGCGCGCCGCTGGTATCACCGTCGAAATCGTTCCCACGAACTAA
- a CDS encoding D-isomer specific 2-hydroxyacid dehydrogenase family protein: MKYAMVPTKWEESAAALEQAGHSLVEISENPDFLFFSGKTEDFPEELPESVKFIQVPFAGVDGILDLIADTHKKYGVRWSNAAGVYDSTVAESTIGLLLAQLHSHKRMALAKTWSVRDEAEANTTFLFEDKTVAIIGAGGIGKKLISMLQGFGPKIIAVNRSGKPVDGADEVFTFDQIDQVWPAADYFVMLAPLTPETNHMVNADALEKMPKHAVVVNVGRGPLVDTDALTEALKNGVITGAGLDVTDPEPLPDGHPLWDEINCVITPHLANPPYSVRERIGAHTVEVARAFEAGDQWPTEVDPTLGY; this comes from the coding sequence ATGAAGTATGCAATGGTTCCTACGAAGTGGGAAGAATCAGCTGCAGCGCTTGAGCAGGCAGGCCATAGCCTGGTTGAGATATCTGAAAATCCTGATTTCTTGTTCTTTAGCGGCAAGACGGAGGACTTCCCGGAGGAGCTACCGGAGTCGGTGAAGTTCATTCAGGTGCCGTTCGCAGGCGTGGATGGCATTCTGGATCTGATCGCCGATACTCATAAGAAGTATGGGGTGCGCTGGTCCAATGCGGCTGGTGTCTATGATTCCACGGTGGCGGAATCCACTATTGGTCTGCTGTTGGCGCAGCTGCACTCACACAAGCGCATGGCGCTGGCCAAGACTTGGTCTGTGCGTGATGAGGCCGAAGCAAACACCACATTCCTGTTTGAGGATAAGACTGTGGCGATTATCGGTGCCGGCGGAATTGGTAAGAAGCTCATTTCCATGTTGCAGGGTTTCGGCCCAAAGATTATTGCGGTTAACCGTTCCGGCAAGCCTGTCGATGGCGCCGATGAGGTATTCACCTTTGACCAGATCGATCAAGTTTGGCCCGCTGCGGACTACTTCGTGATGCTCGCGCCGTTGACCCCGGAGACCAACCACATGGTTAATGCTGATGCGCTGGAGAAGATGCCGAAGCATGCTGTTGTGGTCAACGTCGGACGCGGTCCACTGGTTGATACTGATGCGCTGACCGAGGCGCTCAAGAACGGCGTCATTACCGGAGCCGGCCTGGACGTCACCGACCCAGAACCCCTGCCAGATGGGCACCCACTGTGGGATGAGATCAACTGTGTCATCACCCCACACTTGGCCAATCCGCCGTACTCCGTGCGCGAGCGCATCGGTGCCCACACCGTCGAAGTCGCACGCGCCTTCGAAGCCGGCGATCAGTGGCCGACCGAAGTCGACCCAACTCTTGGCTACTAA
- a CDS encoding D-isomer specific 2-hydroxyacid dehydrogenase family protein, translating to MKYFFGPSESASRQWTHMKSDIDAAGHQQVDSIEQAQVYINTSSKPSEVPEMPANIEFVQHCFTGVNQMIDAGIITESSIPWCNAAGAFAKPVAESALGLLLSQAHHHKRFALEATWDGAREIDESQAWLYSPKGHAPKRVAIFGAGGIGQELISMLKPFGVHITAVNRSGRAVDGADQTHSLTDATSVWSKADFIVLILPLTEETNGLVDAAKLKAMKSTAILVNVGRGKLVNTDDLVEALRTGEIAGAGLEVMDPEPLPDGHPLWELKNCTMTPHMGASWQVADLHLGEIFNANARAWEEGKPLPTHVDPKAGY from the coding sequence ATGAAGTATTTTTTCGGGCCGAGCGAAAGCGCTTCTCGCCAGTGGACACATATGAAATCCGATATTGATGCTGCGGGGCATCAGCAGGTTGATTCCATTGAACAGGCGCAGGTGTACATCAACACCTCATCAAAGCCGTCGGAAGTCCCTGAGATGCCGGCGAATATTGAGTTCGTGCAGCATTGTTTCACCGGTGTGAATCAGATGATTGATGCCGGAATTATTACAGAAAGCTCTATCCCGTGGTGCAATGCTGCGGGAGCATTTGCCAAGCCTGTCGCGGAGTCCGCGTTGGGCTTGTTGCTATCCCAGGCACATCACCATAAGCGCTTTGCGCTGGAGGCAACTTGGGATGGTGCACGCGAGATCGATGAGTCTCAGGCATGGCTGTATTCGCCGAAGGGACACGCCCCGAAACGCGTCGCTATTTTTGGCGCGGGTGGCATTGGGCAGGAATTAATTTCAATGCTGAAGCCCTTCGGCGTGCACATCACGGCGGTCAATCGCTCAGGGCGGGCAGTAGATGGTGCGGATCAAACGCATTCGCTTACCGATGCCACGTCGGTCTGGTCCAAAGCCGACTTTATTGTATTGATTTTGCCGTTAACTGAAGAGACAAATGGCCTGGTTGATGCCGCTAAATTGAAGGCAATGAAGTCAACTGCCATCTTGGTCAATGTGGGTCGAGGCAAGCTGGTCAACACTGATGATTTGGTGGAGGCTCTACGCACCGGGGAGATTGCTGGCGCTGGTTTAGAGGTCATGGATCCGGAGCCGCTGCCGGATGGCCATCCGTTGTGGGAGTTGAAGAACTGCACCATGACTCCTCATATGGGGGCAAGCTGGCAGGTGGCAGATTTACATCTGGGCGAAATTTTCAATGCTAATGCGAGGGCATGGGAAGAGGGAAAACCGCTTCCTACTCACGTTGATCCGAAAGCAGGTTACTAA
- the proB gene encoding glutamate 5-kinase, producing MSSSTTSESLSDLLPEATLRAQINAANRIVVKIGSSSLTEEDFSVASDKIDRIVDAVVKRMENTDVIIVSSGTVAAGMRPLGLKQRPRGLADKQATASVGQIHLANEWSRSFARHGRTVGQVLLTASDAGQRDRTRNAKRTIDKLLHWGVVPIVNENDTVATSEMRFGDNDRLSALVAQLTEAEALYLLSDVDGLYDKNPAEHDAKFVSEVRTGEDLKEVAAGDGGKVGTGGMASKVQAARLATRAGIPVLLTSAERIDHALGETRVGTVFHTRPERKLSAWKFWALYSADTGGVLRIDAGAMKAVTEERNSLLSVGITEVDGEFTSGEIVEIVGPDGQIIGRGEVSVDSTDLRKMVGKQTSELPEHLQRPVVHADYLSNFASRV from the coding sequence ATGAGTTCTTCGACAACTTCCGAGTCCCTGTCAGACCTGTTGCCAGAAGCTACCTTGCGTGCGCAAATCAATGCCGCGAACCGAATAGTTGTAAAAATCGGTTCTTCCTCGCTGACCGAAGAAGATTTTTCGGTCGCGAGCGACAAGATTGACCGCATCGTCGATGCTGTAGTCAAACGCATGGAAAACACTGATGTCATCATTGTTTCCTCCGGCACAGTAGCTGCCGGCATGCGCCCGCTGGGCCTTAAGCAACGTCCGCGCGGCTTGGCCGATAAGCAGGCCACCGCATCCGTTGGTCAGATTCACCTGGCCAATGAGTGGTCCCGTTCCTTCGCACGCCATGGCCGTACCGTCGGCCAGGTTTTGCTGACTGCATCCGATGCAGGCCAGCGCGATAGGACACGTAACGCCAAGCGCACAATTGATAAGCTCCTGCACTGGGGCGTGGTGCCAATCGTCAATGAGAATGACACCGTGGCGACATCCGAAATGCGCTTCGGTGACAATGACCGCCTGTCCGCACTGGTTGCTCAGCTCACGGAGGCTGAGGCACTGTACCTGCTGTCCGACGTAGATGGTTTGTACGACAAGAACCCGGCAGAACATGATGCCAAGTTTGTATCTGAGGTGCGCACTGGGGAAGACCTGAAAGAGGTTGCAGCCGGTGACGGCGGCAAGGTTGGTACCGGTGGCATGGCCTCCAAAGTGCAGGCGGCACGCCTGGCAACCCGCGCAGGCATTCCAGTGCTGCTCACCTCCGCTGAGCGAATTGACCACGCACTCGGGGAGACCCGTGTGGGAACCGTGTTCCATACCCGCCCAGAGCGCAAGCTCAGTGCATGGAAGTTCTGGGCTCTGTACTCCGCTGATACCGGCGGCGTTCTGCGTATTGACGCGGGCGCGATGAAAGCCGTCACCGAGGAGCGTAACTCCTTGCTGTCAGTCGGTATTACTGAGGTAGACGGTGAGTTTACTTCCGGTGAGATCGTGGAAATCGTTGGTCCGGACGGTCAGATCATTGGCCGCGGTGAAGTAAGCGTTGACTCCACTGATTTACGCAAAATGGTGGGTAAGCAGACTTCTGAATTGCCAGAGCACCTGCAGCGTCCAGTGGTGCATGCGGACTATCTGTCTAACTTTGCATCTCGCGTCTAA
- the obgE gene encoding GTPase ObgE: MARFIDRVVLHLQAGDGGHGCVSVHREKFKPLGGPDGGNGGHGGDIVLEVSPQIHTLMDFHYRPHIKAGRGANGAGDHRNGARGEDLILQVPAGTVVHNSKGETLADLTIPGTRFIAAEGGFGGLGNAALASARRKAPGFALQGEPGQQHDLVLELKSMADVGLVGFPSAGKSSLISVLSAAKPKIGDYPFTTLQPNLGVVDMGDASFTIADVPGLIPGAADGKGLGLDFLRHIERTAVLAHVVDTASIEPGRDPQSDIEALEKELANYQSALDEDTGLGDLRDRQRIIILNKADVPEAEELAEFVKEDLEEQFGWPVFIISAVARKGLEPLKYKLLEMVTNHRKTQPRVKVDKEHTIIRPKAVTKKTSGRFADFTVKPDPEVEGGFIVEGEKIERWITQTDFENDEAVGYLSDRLAKAGVEDALRKQGAVEGCPVSIGYITFEWEPMTAGDPTLAGRGQDARLLGTSRASASERKRASQARRGLIDEFDFGQDEEITRESANKDRWQG; encoded by the coding sequence TTGGCACGATTTATTGACCGCGTTGTACTGCACCTGCAAGCCGGCGACGGCGGGCACGGCTGTGTCTCCGTACACCGTGAAAAGTTCAAGCCGCTCGGTGGTCCCGATGGCGGCAATGGTGGACACGGCGGAGACATTGTTTTGGAAGTCTCCCCGCAAATCCACACCCTGATGGATTTCCACTACCGTCCGCACATCAAGGCTGGCCGCGGCGCTAACGGCGCTGGTGACCACCGCAACGGTGCGCGTGGTGAGGACTTGATCCTGCAGGTCCCAGCAGGCACCGTGGTGCATAACTCCAAGGGTGAGACCCTCGCCGATCTGACCATCCCCGGCACGCGTTTCATCGCGGCCGAGGGTGGTTTCGGCGGTCTGGGCAACGCAGCCCTGGCTTCGGCACGGCGCAAGGCCCCAGGTTTTGCGCTGCAGGGCGAGCCTGGTCAACAGCATGACCTCGTTCTGGAACTGAAGTCCATGGCTGATGTGGGCCTGGTTGGTTTTCCATCGGCAGGAAAGTCTTCCTTGATTTCCGTGCTCTCAGCAGCAAAGCCAAAAATCGGAGACTACCCATTTACCACCTTGCAGCCAAACCTCGGCGTGGTGGACATGGGTGATGCCTCCTTTACCATCGCCGACGTGCCTGGTCTGATTCCAGGTGCGGCCGACGGCAAGGGCTTGGGCCTAGACTTCCTGCGCCACATTGAGCGCACCGCCGTGTTGGCACATGTGGTGGATACCGCGTCGATTGAACCGGGCCGCGACCCACAATCAGATATTGAGGCGTTGGAAAAGGAACTGGCGAACTATCAGTCCGCGCTCGATGAAGATACTGGTCTGGGTGACTTGCGCGACCGTCAACGCATCATCATTTTGAACAAGGCTGATGTGCCCGAAGCAGAAGAACTCGCAGAGTTCGTCAAGGAAGACCTGGAAGAGCAGTTCGGCTGGCCAGTCTTTATTATTTCCGCAGTAGCACGCAAGGGCCTGGAGCCATTGAAGTACAAGCTGCTGGAAATGGTGACCAATCACCGTAAGACCCAACCGCGCGTGAAGGTGGATAAGGAACACACCATTATCCGTCCAAAGGCAGTGACGAAGAAGACCTCTGGGCGGTTTGCGGACTTTACTGTTAAGCCAGACCCTGAGGTCGAAGGCGGTTTCATCGTTGAGGGCGAGAAGATTGAGCGCTGGATTACCCAGACCGACTTTGAAAATGATGAGGCAGTTGGTTACCTCTCTGACCGTCTAGCTAAGGCTGGCGTGGAAGATGCGTTGCGCAAGCAGGGCGCCGTGGAAGGCTGCCCAGTTTCCATTGGCTACATCACATTTGAGTGGGAGCCAATGACTGCAGGCGACCCAACTTTGGCGGGTCGTGGACAAGACGCGCGATTGTTGGGAACATCACGTGCCTCTGCTTCAGAGCGTAAGCGCGCTTCCCAAGCACGTCGTGGCCTTATTGATGAGTTTGATTTCGGTCAAGATGAAGAAATTACCCGCGAATCCGCGAATAAGGACCGCTGGCAGGGTTAA
- the rpmA gene encoding 50S ribosomal protein L27 translates to MAHKKGASSTSNGRDSEAKRLGVKRFGGQQVKAGEIIVRQRGTKFHPGENVGRGGDDTLFALESGAVEFAIKRNRRTVNIVPATEQVAEATA, encoded by the coding sequence ATGGCACACAAGAAGGGTGCATCCAGCACTTCCAACGGTCGCGACTCTGAGGCAAAGCGTCTCGGTGTCAAGCGTTTCGGTGGTCAGCAGGTTAAGGCCGGCGAGATCATCGTTCGTCAGCGCGGCACCAAGTTCCACCCAGGTGAGAACGTTGGCCGTGGCGGCGACGACACTTTGTTCGCTCTCGAGTCAGGTGCAGTTGAGTTCGCTATCAAGCGCAACCGTCGCACCGTGAACATCGTTCCAGCCACCGAGCAGGTTGCAGAAGCAACTGCATAA
- the rplU gene encoding 50S ribosomal protein L21: MYAIVKTGGKQYKVAEGDLVKIEKIEGEPGSSVALTPVLLVDGADVKSKADDLSKVSVAAEIVEHARGPKIDILKYKNKTRYKKRMGHRQPLTVVKITGIK; the protein is encoded by the coding sequence ATGTACGCGATCGTCAAGACCGGCGGAAAGCAGTACAAGGTTGCCGAAGGTGACCTCGTCAAGATCGAGAAGATCGAGGGTGAGCCGGGTTCGTCCGTAGCTCTTACCCCGGTTCTGCTCGTAGATGGCGCAGATGTTAAGTCCAAGGCTGATGACCTGTCCAAGGTTTCTGTTGCGGCTGAAATCGTTGAGCACGCACGTGGCCCAAAGATTGACATCCTGAAGTACAAGAACAAGACTCGCTACAAGAAGCGCATGGGCCACCGCCAGCCGCTTACCGTAGTCAAGATTACCGGTATTAAGTAA